The Spirosoma oryzicola region GAACAAGTTGACACTGTGTCCAAAGGTTGCGGACCACCGCATTCGTATTGGTAACGTTAGCTTGCCCTTGTTGCAACGCAAACTCATCGCCGTTCCCCTGGTTGAGCACGACAAACTCGCCGGTTGTCAGACCGCCACCCGCTACAACATTGTAGATGACGCTCGTTGCGCCACCCACTGTAAAGCGGTATTGCAAACTGTTGCAAACGGTGATAAGCCCCTCCGCCGTACTGACCACCTGTTGCTGACTGGCTGTGCTGGGGTTGATAAAGTCCTGATTACAGGCGTTCTGCGTCAGCAGCAAACCCGACAGGATGGTTGTTAGAAGAATCCGTTTCATAAGTGAAAATCGATGCTTGGCAGTCGTCGTCTTAACGTATGACTGCTGAGAGTTTTAGAATGTCGCTGAGAGTTTGACTTGGTAGGTACGTGGAATGGGTACGTTGCCAAAGTCAAGGCCGCGAAGCAGGTCATTGGTACCACCCGCATTTGTCTCAGGATCAAAACCGGGGTATTTGTCCCACGAATACAGGTTCCGACCAATGAGCGAAACGCTCCAGTTGCTGATTGGCTTAATCACGCTAGGCAATGTATAACTCAGCGAGACTTCCCGCAATTTGGTGTATGAGCCATTGTCTACCCGCCATTCTTCGGTGTTGTAAATCGCGAAAATATATCCGCGTGGCAATTCACCCCGAAGTTCTCTTTCGGCGTATTCGCCTAGTCCAACACCCTGACGAGTCCGTTTGTCGGCGTTAAATACCTGCACGCCCTGTACGAAGTCCAGCAATACGTGCAATGTCAACGATTTGTAATTCAGATTGGTAGCAAATGAACCGGTCCATTTTGGGTTCGGGTTCGCAATGACAATGTTGGCCGTGGGAAACCGCGTGTCAGGCTGGCCTTCGGCGGTACGGGCTACGGTGTACTCCGTCGAACCGGTTACCTGACTAGACGCCCGCTCCGATTGCGGGAACCCTTGTGGTGTCAATAGCAATGAACCGTCTGCGTTACGGGCGTATCCGGTACCAAAATACACGCCAACGGGTTGGCCCTGAATTAGATAAGGTGCCCCGGCTGGCGACGGAACCGAGATAATCGGGCTACCAAGCGATAGAACTTTGTTGCGGTTGCGGTTGAAGATAGCTGTGAAGTCCCAGCTAAAATCTTTTGTCTTTACGGGCACAACGTCCAGCACAGCTTCGAGCCCTTTGTTTTCCATCGTCCCCACATTATTGATGATGCTTGAACCACCCGTTGACGGAGCCAGCACGCGGTTTACGACCAGATCTTTGATTTGCTGGTTATACACCGTTACGCCTAAGCCGATGCGGTTGTTCAGGAACGACAAATCAGCTCCGGCTTCCAGTTCGGCCATACGTTCGGGGCGCACCAGCGGGTTGGCCAACTGCGATCCGGGCAGCAGTGTGTTTCTTCCCAGATAAGCCACTGGCGAGAACTGGTAGAACCGGCTGTACGAGCCGACACCCGACAGGTTTCCGGCTTCACCATAGCTCAGCCGCAGTTTCAGGCTATTGAACGCGTCGTTGAATTGAGCATTTTTCCAGAAACCCAGATCAGACACTACAAAGGAGCCACTTACTTTAGGATAAAACTGATTCGTTACGGAGGGCGAGAACTTCGACGATTCATCGCGACGGATCGCTCCCGTCAGGAACGCTAAATTGCGGTAGCCTAATGTCGCCTGAACGAAATAGCCGCTCAGATTAAAGCGGTCGAGGCTGTAGTCCGCTAGGACCGTCGTACTACCGGCACCCCGCACGGTTTCGATAAACGGAGCCAGGTTTTGCCCCTGCGACGTTGAATAGTCGGATCGGAAAAACTGGTAGTTATAACCGGCAACCGCATTTAATTTAAACTGCTCCGACAGTTGCCGTTCGTAACTGACGTTCAGGTCTGAGTTGAGTTGCAATACGGTGTTGTTACCCGTTGCCGAAAACCCTTGCGGATATAGGTTAGCGCCCAGCGACGCCTGAGCCGCGTAGGGATAAGGCCGGATGTAGTTCTGACCAACCTGGCCGTAGGTATCAACTCCGAAGATGTAATCGACGCTCAGTCCTTTGAAGGGAGTCAGGTTTAACTGTAGATCGCTGATTGTGCGGTTCACCGACTGCGTAAATTTCATGTCCTCGATGGTCGAGAGCGGGTTTACGCGGGGCCCTTCCACGGCTTGCAGGTTACCCGAAACATCGCGCTGGGTGATGTCGTAAATGTTGTTAACGATGTTGACCGAATTGATCGGGCTGTAGAACACGTTGCCGTTCGCTTTTTCGTTGGCGAAGCTATTCACGTAACTCAGACCTGCTGATAATTTGGCCCAGTTGGTCAGGCGTTGGTCGAGCCGGGCGCGAAGGTTGTAGCGCGTAAAATCCGTGCCTTTGATGATACCCTGATTTTTCAAATAGCCGAACGACACGTAGTACTGCGTGTTATCACGACCACCCGAAACCGAAATCGCGTTATCGGTACCGTATCCCGTCCGGAAGATCTGGTCGAAATAATTATAGCGCGTTACGTTATCGACTACGTTGGAAAGCAGATTATTGGTTGTTCCGTCCCGAACAATGGGAATGAACGTCGTTGCCGGATTAAGCTTTGTTACATCCTGTTGTGCACTTGCCGTGTTGTACGCGTTGATGGTGTACAACCGTTGCTGCGCGTTTCCGAACGTTTTGTTGTACAGATTGACCGGAACGCTTTTGCGTAGTTCGTTGACGTTGAATGACGTAGAAAACGTAACGCGGGGTGCACCCGTCGAACCGCGTTTGGTGGTAATCAGCACAACGCCATTGGCCGCGCGAGAGCCGTACTGAGCCGCAGCAGCAGCGCCATTAATGACGTTCAGGCTCGCAATATCATTTGGGTTGATGTCAGCCAGTCGGTTGGTTCCGGGCTGGGCGGAGGCTACCTGATCCGCTACCGCCAGTTGCGAAACGTTGGCGCTCTGGTTGCTGACAATAACACCGTCAATGACGTAAAGCGGGTCCGACGAGCCGGATAGGGACTTGATACCGCGCAACCGAATCGAAATCGAACCCGACGGATCGCCGGAGTTTTGCGTGATCTGAGCGCCGGGTACTTTTCCCTGTAACGCATTCAATAGCCCCGCCGAACCGGCTTGTTGCAGGTCTCCGCCTTTGATCGTACTAATCGCGTTCCCCAGTTCGCGCCGGGTCGTCGTGATGGTTGAGCCGGTTACCACAACCTCGTCCAGGTTGGCGATATCTTCCTTGAGCGTCGCATTCGCCGTTACCGTTTCGGCATTTCCGAGCGTGATAGTTTGCTTCGCTGGGCTATAACCGACGGCCGAAAAGTTGAGGGTGTATGTACCGGCGGCTAAGCTGGTTGCGAATGAATAATTACCGTCAGCGTCGGATGCCGAGCCCGTCGTGGTGCCAAGCACCTGTACCGTAACGCCGGGAATTCCTGCGCCGTTAGCATCAGTCACCCGTCCTTTGAGCGTAAACCGGTTGTTCTGAGCAAATGTGTTTGTACACATCAATAAGGTTAGCCATAGTATCCAGATGTGTCGGATACGATAACTAGTAGGTGAATACCTGCTGGTCATAGGTGAGTAGAAAGTTAGTTATACGGTGATAAAAATGGTTAAGTCCGAAATATACCTATAATAAATTTTGTGCAATTACCGCTCATCCAAATAAGAGGAAAACCCGGTTCGTGATGGTTAAATCCTCTTTTTAGTGCAAGGAAATCCTGACAAATTCGAAGCGTTCGTTTTATAGGCTAGCACGGTTCAGCGCACTGGATGAACTCATTTTTCAGTAGCTTTGATGCTTTTATTTAAGTCAACAAACGCATGAATACTCGTATTAAGATCGGCTGGTTTCTGAGCTTCGCCATCTTACTGAACTGGGCTGGATTTGCTCAGTCGACCAATGCACAGACCAAACAACGGTATGCCACGCTTCAACAGGCGCTGGCAGCAACCGGACAGTTGAACGGATCATCAGGACCACGAAGCGTGAACTGGATCGAGGGCGGGACCAAATTTTCGTTCATTGATGGTCAGAACGTTATCAAAACGCTGTCGCCGAATGACCAGAAAGAAGAAATCGTTTTCGACGGGAGCCAGCTAAAATTTCCCGGTACCGATAAACCGTTCACCTACGGTTCGTTTCAGTGGTCGAAAGATTCTAAAAACATCCTGTTTCAAACAAATTTTCGACCTGTTTACCGCCGTTCGGGTGTGTCCGATTACTACGTTTACTCCGTTGCCGATAAGAGTTTGAAAATCGTTGCCAAAGACGCACAAACGGCCGAACTGGCACCCGACGGGCAGAAAGTTGGTTACGAGCGGGGTGGCGATCTGTTTGTGTTTGATTTTGCTACGCAGCAAGAAACGCAGCTTACCAATGATGCGAAGCCTGCTTTCTACAACGGTCGGTTTGGCTGGGCCTACGAAGAAGAGTTCGGATTGGCGCAGGCTTGGGAGTGGTCGCCCGACAGTAAGTTCATTGCGTTCTGGCAATCGGACGAGCGGGAGGTTCCGATCTACAAACTAACGGATTACAAAGGTTTCGACGAAAAATTTGATTCGCTGCCGTATCCACGCGTGGGCGACAAGAATCCGACTGTCCGCATTGGTGTCATCGAAATTGCCAAAAAGGCGAAGCAATGGATGAGCGTGGAACTGGGCGACGGCTATATTCCCCGCATTTACTGGACTACGCAGGAAGGCCAGCTCGCCATTATACATCTGAACCGCAAGCAAAATCACATGCGGTTATTTATGACAAACGCCCGTACGGGTGATGCTAAACAAATCCTGGAAGAAAAGGCGAATACCTGGGTCGATGTCTTTGACTTTTTCGCGGGTATCAATCATCTGCTGTATTTCCCGGCGGGCGTGCAGGAGTTTTACTGGGTATCGGACCGCGACGGTTACGCCCATCTTTATCGCTACGATTACGCCGGGAAGCTACTCAATGCGGTCACCAGCGGAAAATGGGAAGTGACGTACCTGCACCATATCGACCCGAAAGCCAAGAAAGTTTATTTTACCTCAACGGAGGTTTCGCCGATGGAACGGCATCTGTTCGTGGCGGATCTGGACGGTAAAAATAAACGTCGTCTGACAACGGTAGCCGGTCGGCACACAGTTAATTTTTCGCCCAATGGTCAGTACTTTATTGACCGGTACTCCAATGTGCAAACGCCCACGCAGGTTGAGTTACGGGACACCAAAGGCAAGCTCCTCAAAGCGCTGGAAACAAATAAAAAAGTCGCTGATTTCGTCGCCAGTCACACGTATGCGCCGAAAGAACTGGTTACGTTTACCACCTCCGACGGACATCCAATTGACATCTCGATCATCAAACCGATTGACTTTGATCCAACGAAAAAATACCCGGTTGTGCTCGACATCTACGGTGGACCGGGTTCTCAGTCGGTTTACAATGAATTTACGGTAGGGGGCTGGCATCAGTGGCTGGCTCAAATGGGTTACGTCATAGTGGGCGTCAACAACCGGGGAAGCGGTGGCTACGGACGTGATTTTGAGAAAGTAGTGTACGAAAAACTGGGTAAATACGAAAGTGGGGACTTTGCCGAAACAGCCGCTTACCTGGCGAAACAACCGTGGGTCGACGGTAACCGGATGGCGATCCGGGGCCACAGTTATGGTGGTTACATGAGCAGTTACACGATGCTGACTCATCCGGGCGTGTTCAAGGTGTCACTGGTTGGCGCGCCGGTTACCGACTGGCGGCTTTACGATTCGATCTATACCGAACGTTATATGGGACTACTGCCCGAAAATGACGAGAAATATAAAGTGAGTGCTGTGACTACGTACGCTAAAAATCTGGCGGGTAAGCTGTTTGTCGCTCACTCGACAATGGATGAGAATGTGCACGTACGTAACACGTTTCAGCTGATGAATGCTCTGGAAGATGCGGGGAAAGATGCTGATCTGCGCATTTATCCGCCTGGCGCCCACGGGGTAGCCTACAGTTCAACGACTCAGCTGCTGCTTTATCAGCAGTATACAACGTATCTGGAGACTAATCTGAAAAGCGCTGGTGTCAACTAGTCGATTAAGCCGACAATTAGTATACAGAATATCGCCCGGCCTCCTCAAAAGGTCGGGCGATTTTTTTAGGGGACCACTGAGCTTTTGGGGCTACATGCGATCCGTGGTGTCGGTTTCTCAAAACCGACACCGATTGCTGACGCGGAGGGTCGGTTTTAAGAAACCGACACCACGGCCCCGCCTATTGACAAAGTCTGATGAAAAGAATTATGTGTGTTTAAAGTAACTTATATAGCTACTAGTAGTTACCAATATAGTTTTGTAGTATATATTTGGCGTAGTCAGTGTTTCGCCGAATACAACCTACACTTGTGTCAAGATTATTTTATACAACGCTACTCTGTTCGCTGTTGCTTCGTCCTGCTCAGGCACTTTGCCAGTCTACTGTATCTGCCGATAGCTCGGCTGTTGGTAGTTATCTTAGTCTGGCCTGGGACAATGATGCGTTTCAACTCAGGGCGAAAAATACGTCTGATCGGTATTATACGAACGGTGTTCATATAAGGCTGCTGAGTAATTACTGGCGAAAATGGCCCACTCATTATGCCTTGTTGAAATTAGGAGCTAAAGCAGATCGCCGTTATACGTATCAGTATGATTTTGGTGTCGGACAGGAAATTTATACGCCCCGCAACATCACGGTTCGCGACCGGCCATTGTATCCGAACGATCATCCGTACGCGGGGTATCTCTACCTATCATGGGGCTTGGTAACCAGTGATGCAGTAGCGGGACGAAGATTGACCTCAAAGCTTACCGCCGGCGTAATTGGTCCCTTAAGCGGAGCTGCCGAAGTTCAGCAATGGTTTCATCTGGCCGAGAATTTCAAGGAGCCGAAAGGGTGGGGTACCCAGATGCCGAACGACCCAGCGATCAGTTATTATGTCGGATACGATACCCGGATCGTTCCCCAGTTTACGCCCGTAGTGGACATTATTGGTCACGTAGACGGCAACATAGGCATGCTGAGCAACTACGTTACAATGGGAACCCTGCTGCGGATCGGCTTATTCAACGACTATTTTCAGAACGCTACGGGGCTTTACGATCCGTCGTCGGGTCAATCGCGCCGACGAATACAGTTTTATGCTACGCTGGGAACATCCTTCCGGGCAGTACTCGACAATTCGCTGCTTCAGGGGGGCTGGTTCAAAGGAGTCGATAACTATTACGCCTTGCCCGCTGTAGAGCTGGAGCATTTTCTTGGCTTAATCGACGTTGGCGGTGTTGTTGCCTACAAAAACGTTCAACTTTCTTTTACGCAATCCTTGCAGACAAGCGAATTCAAGCGAGGATTAGATCACCAATGGGGGCGATTTGGCTTGCTTTTTCGGTGCGGTCATAAGTAGCTACTAAGCACTACTACTTGGTAGAATCACTTACCAGGATTTATAGAAAAAAGTCTATATAATCATAAAATTATCAAATATGTTTCTTTGGCCGTATGAATGACTGCATGGCAAGTATTTTTTAGAATAATATATTGTTTAAAATAATAATCTAGTAATATTGTAGCCCTAATTAAAAAGTGATTAAAGAACCTTCTTTTCCTAACACTTCATGAGAAAACTTCTAGTGTGCAGTTGGCTACTGACTGTCCTTCTCAACTTATCGGCATTCGCACAAGATGCCAGTATAAGTGGTCGAGTTATTTCCTCCGAAGACAAATCAGGGCTACCGGGCGTCAGTGTCCAACTCAAGGGCACAACCCGTGGTACAACGACCGATGCGGACGGTAATTACCGCTTAAGCGTTCCCGCAAATGGCCGGTTAGTGTTTAGCTTTATTGGTTTCGCGTCGCAGGAAATCGCCGTTGGTAATCAGTCTACCATCACGGTTAGTCTGGTTCCTGATGCGGCAAATCTGGATGAGGTTATCGTTACAACCTTTGGTACCGCCAAGCGAGCTTCTTTTACAGGATCAGCCGGTACACTCTCACCCACCCAAATTCAGGACCGCCCCGTCAACAACGTTGCTCAGGCTTTGTCGGGAGCCGTATCGGGTGTTCAAACAACCGCTGGAAACGGGCAGCCTGGGGCATCTCCGCTTATTCGAATTCGGGGATTTGGCTCTATTTCGTCGGGAAATGATCCGCTTTACGTAGTAGATGGAATTCCGTACGCCGGGGATATTTCCAACATCAGTCCGAACGATATTGAAAACATTTCGGTCCTGAAAGACGCGGCTTCAACGGCGTTGTATGGAGCGCGGGCCGCTAACGGTGTGGTTGTCGTGACGACGAAAAGAGGGCAGAAAGATCGTAGCTCGATCAATGTTCGCTACACAAAAGGAGTAAGTACGCGGGGATTGCCGGAGTATGAGCGCGTTGGAGTAGGCGAGTATTACCCGCTCATGTGGGAAACCTATCGGAACAGTGTTGCTTACCGACTCACAAACCCGGTCGCTTTGGCAACGGCTAACCAGAATGCTACGAATCAGCTGATCAGCTTAGTTGGTTACAACGTATATAACGTACCGGACAACCAGGTCGTCGATGTCAACGGCCAGATGAATCCGAACGCGCAGCTGAAATATTCGCCCGATGATCTGAACTGGGAGAAGCCACTGACGCGGCAGGGTAACCGCGATGAAGTAAACGTGAGTTTTGCCGGTGGTCAGAATAAGACGGATTACTTTATGTCGCTGTCGTACCTGAGCGATAAAAGCTATTTGATTCGGTCGGATTTCAACCGGGTTACGGGCCGACTCAACATCAATTCGCAAATGAAGCCCTGGTTGCGGACGGGGGCTAACCTGGCGGCAACCATTACCAAATCGAATCAGGCCGATGCGGGTGGTAACTCGGGGAGCACGTCATTTGTCAACCCCTTCTATTTCTCGCGGAACATGGGGCCTATCTACCCCATCTACGCGTATGATCCCGCGAATCCGGGGCAATTCCTGACGCTACCTAATGGCAATCGGCGCTGGGATTATGGTAACCTGACCTCACTCGGATTACCTTCCAGACCGCAATATGGTGGTCGTCACGCCATTGCGGAAACGATGCTGAACCAGA contains the following coding sequences:
- a CDS encoding SusC/RagA family TonB-linked outer membrane protein; this encodes MTSRYSPTSYRIRHIWILWLTLLMCTNTFAQNNRFTLKGRVTDANGAGIPGVTVQVLGTTTGSASDADGNYSFATSLAAGTYTLNFSAVGYSPAKQTITLGNAETVTANATLKEDIANLDEVVVTGSTITTTRRELGNAISTIKGGDLQQAGSAGLLNALQGKVPGAQITQNSGDPSGSISIRLRGIKSLSGSSDPLYVIDGVIVSNQSANVSQLAVADQVASAQPGTNRLADINPNDIASLNVINGAAAAAQYGSRAANGVVLITTKRGSTGAPRVTFSTSFNVNELRKSVPVNLYNKTFGNAQQRLYTINAYNTASAQQDVTKLNPATTFIPIVRDGTTNNLLSNVVDNVTRYNYFDQIFRTGYGTDNAISVSGGRDNTQYYVSFGYLKNQGIIKGTDFTRYNLRARLDQRLTNWAKLSAGLSYVNSFANEKANGNVFYSPINSVNIVNNIYDITQRDVSGNLQAVEGPRVNPLSTIEDMKFTQSVNRTISDLQLNLTPFKGLSVDYIFGVDTYGQVGQNYIRPYPYAAQASLGANLYPQGFSATGNNTVLQLNSDLNVSYERQLSEQFKLNAVAGYNYQFFRSDYSTSQGQNLAPFIETVRGAGSTTVLADYSLDRFNLSGYFVQATLGYRNLAFLTGAIRRDESSKFSPSVTNQFYPKVSGSFVVSDLGFWKNAQFNDAFNSLKLRLSYGEAGNLSGVGSYSRFYQFSPVAYLGRNTLLPGSQLANPLVRPERMAELEAGADLSFLNNRIGLGVTVYNQQIKDLVVNRVLAPSTGGSSIINNVGTMENKGLEAVLDVVPVKTKDFSWDFTAIFNRNRNKVLSLGSPIISVPSPAGAPYLIQGQPVGVYFGTGYARNADGSLLLTPQGFPQSERASSQVTGSTEYTVARTAEGQPDTRFPTANIVIANPNPKWTGSFATNLNYKSLTLHVLLDFVQGVQVFNADKRTRQGVGLGEYAERELRGELPRGYIFAIYNTEEWRVDNGSYTKLREVSLSYTLPSVIKPISNWSVSLIGRNLYSWDKYPGFDPETNAGGTNDLLRGLDFGNVPIPRTYQVKLSATF
- a CDS encoding S9 family peptidase; protein product: MNTRIKIGWFLSFAILLNWAGFAQSTNAQTKQRYATLQQALAATGQLNGSSGPRSVNWIEGGTKFSFIDGQNVIKTLSPNDQKEEIVFDGSQLKFPGTDKPFTYGSFQWSKDSKNILFQTNFRPVYRRSGVSDYYVYSVADKSLKIVAKDAQTAELAPDGQKVGYERGGDLFVFDFATQQETQLTNDAKPAFYNGRFGWAYEEEFGLAQAWEWSPDSKFIAFWQSDEREVPIYKLTDYKGFDEKFDSLPYPRVGDKNPTVRIGVIEIAKKAKQWMSVELGDGYIPRIYWTTQEGQLAIIHLNRKQNHMRLFMTNARTGDAKQILEEKANTWVDVFDFFAGINHLLYFPAGVQEFYWVSDRDGYAHLYRYDYAGKLLNAVTSGKWEVTYLHHIDPKAKKVYFTSTEVSPMERHLFVADLDGKNKRRLTTVAGRHTVNFSPNGQYFIDRYSNVQTPTQVELRDTKGKLLKALETNKKVADFVASHTYAPKELVTFTTSDGHPIDISIIKPIDFDPTKKYPVVLDIYGGPGSQSVYNEFTVGGWHQWLAQMGYVIVGVNNRGSGGYGRDFEKVVYEKLGKYESGDFAETAAYLAKQPWVDGNRMAIRGHSYGGYMSSYTMLTHPGVFKVSLVGAPVTDWRLYDSIYTERYMGLLPENDEKYKVSAVTTYAKNLAGKLFVAHSTMDENVHVRNTFQLMNALEDAGKDADLRIYPPGAHGVAYSSTTQLLLYQQYTTYLETNLKSAGVN
- a CDS encoding lipid A deacylase LpxR family protein, coding for MSRLFYTTLLCSLLLRPAQALCQSTVSADSSAVGSYLSLAWDNDAFQLRAKNTSDRYYTNGVHIRLLSNYWRKWPTHYALLKLGAKADRRYTYQYDFGVGQEIYTPRNITVRDRPLYPNDHPYAGYLYLSWGLVTSDAVAGRRLTSKLTAGVIGPLSGAAEVQQWFHLAENFKEPKGWGTQMPNDPAISYYVGYDTRIVPQFTPVVDIIGHVDGNIGMLSNYVTMGTLLRIGLFNDYFQNATGLYDPSSGQSRRRIQFYATLGTSFRAVLDNSLLQGGWFKGVDNYYALPAVELEHFLGLIDVGGVVAYKNVQLSFTQSLQTSEFKRGLDHQWGRFGLLFRCGHK